The Pelmatolapia mariae isolate MD_Pm_ZW linkage group LG10_11, Pm_UMD_F_2, whole genome shotgun sequence genome includes a region encoding these proteins:
- the mks1 gene encoding Meckel syndrome type 1 protein isoform X4, with product MELFQNEAACQTPLDRQYHTEVKALNRGKGRRNRRIFTYTDHDRYTSCLPLHQLQHATDIFTTKSNPTFLAERMASVRHRRQERRTMDSSVPKSKIINWEPTEEFVRNRHVVNNVMQTMHIMGDLGASGRLGQKENECLLATIKTDGCGTVIVKPDFNKGKEPYRIVTEGERREVWRLTVENVSAPMKPEDKVREQNMYKDLYIRHKDYLNSLVGQDFEMPPLGILRYMMNGEIVSAQGFEYDNLYIHFFMELPNNWSSRPFQSMSGVTQTCRTKTLGKENIAFFSYPFNFEAFYMTEKESDHSVPQWPVLYFKVLSLDSWQRYRTEGYGYLLFPAMPGKHTMTCHTWRPLQMGTVSALRRFFIGGSPELEDHSYVRIPGTFKGERLSRFGFCTETSGSVTFNLNCIQQARAFVDNAMLKKRRQRVFDQLGGFSQQGAVCTILEAFQRARKKMQEAQKSLPQDLISSASQLQIESSA from the exons ATGGAGCTGTTCCAGAACGAAGCAGCATGTCAGACCCCTCTGGACCGTCAGTACCACACAGAAGTCAAAGCCCTCAACAGGGGCAAGGGTCGACGCAATCGCAGAATTTTCACATACACCGATCATGACCGCTACACCAGCTGCCTTCCATTACATCAGCTG CAGCATGCTACTGACATATTTACCACCAAATCCAACCCAACCTTCCTGGCTGAGAGGATGGCCAGTGTGAGACACAGACGTCAAGAAAGACGCACCAT GGATTCCAGTGTCCCAAAGTCAAAAATCATCAACTGGGAGCCAACAGAGGAGTTTGTGAGGAACAGGCATGTGGTCAATAATGTCATGCAGACCATGCACATCATGGGGGACCTGGGTGCCAGTGGAAG gctgggccagaaagaaaatgaatgtttgCTGGCAACTATAAAAACCGATGGCTGTGGAACAGTGATTGTAAAACCTGATTTTAACAAAGGCAAAGAGCCCTACAG gATTGTGACAGAGGGGGAGAGGAGAGAAGTTTGGCGTCTCACTGTTGAGAATGTATCGGCACCTATGAAACCTGAGGACAAGGTCAGGGAGCAGAACATGTACAAAGAT CTGTACATAAGGCACAAGGATTACTTAAATAGCCTCGTGGGACAGGACTTTGAAATG CCTCCTCTAGGTATTCTGCGTTACATGATGAATGGAGAGATAG TCTCAGCTCAAGGCTTTGAATATGATAACTTGTACATCCACTTCTTTATGGAACTGCCCAACA ATTGGTCCAGCCGGCCATTCCAGTCTATGTCAGGGGTTACCCAGACCTGTCGGACTAAAACATTAGGGAAG GAAAACATAGCTTTCTTTAGCTACCCCTTCAACTTCGAGGCTTTCTACATGACCGAAAAAGAGAGTGACC ACTCAGTCCCTCAGTGGCCAGTGCTCTACTTCAAGGTTCTTTCACTGGACTCCTGGCAGCGTTATCGAACTGAAGGCTATGGATATCTGCTGTTTCCTGCCATGCCTG GTAAACACACGATGACATGCCACACATGGAGACCCCTTCAGATGGGGACGGTTTCTGCGCTCAGGCGCTTCTTTATTGGAGGTTCTCCAGAGCTTGAGGACCACAGCTACGTCAGAATACCAGGGACATTCAAG GGGGAGAGGCTGAGTCGCTTTGGCTTCTGCACTGAAACCTCAGGAAGTGTCACTTTTAATCTCAACTGTATTCAGCAAGCCAG GGCCTTTGTTGATAATGCCATGTTGAAGAAGAGGAGGCAGAGAGTTTTTGACCAGCTGGGAGGATTTAGTCAGCAAGGAGCTGTTTGCACCATCCTGG AGGCCTTTCAGAGGGCCAGGAAAAAGATGCAAGAAGCCCAAAAAAGTCTTCCACAAGACCTGATCAGCAGCGCTTCCCAGCTACAAATCGAATCCTCTGCTTAA
- the mks1 gene encoding Meckel syndrome type 1 protein isoform X3 — MTDCWNTDTGEAVYRSRDAIKNLKIKVRIERVTSTSALSQHLQQQFLSRQDRGAIELETLSSQGQTGDNEEELVVGWQEKFFSQYEMELFQNEAACQTPLDRQYHTEVKALNRGKGRRNRRIFTYTDHDRYTSCLPLHQLQHATDIFTTKSNPTFLAERMASVRHRRQERRTMDSSVPKSKIINWEPTEEFVRNRHVVNNVMQTMHIMGDLGASGRLGQKENECLLATIKTDGCGTVIVKPDFNKGKEPYRIVTEGERREVWRLTVENVSAPMKPEDKLYIRHKDYLNSLVGQDFEMPPLGILRYMMNGEIVSAQGFEYDNLYIHFFMELPNNWSSRPFQSMSGVTQTCRTKTLGKENIAFFSYPFNFEAFYMTEKESDHSVPQWPVLYFKVLSLDSWQRYRTEGYGYLLFPAMPGKHTMTCHTWRPLQMGTVSALRRFFIGGSPELEDHSYVRIPGTFKGERLSRFGFCTETSGSVTFNLNCIQQARAFVDNAMLKKRRQRVFDQLGGFSQQGAVCTILEAFQRARKKMQEAQKSLPQDLISSASQLQIESSA, encoded by the exons ATGACAGACTGCTGGAACACAGACACCGGAGAAGCTGTCTATCGGTCCCGGGATGCTATcaaaaacttgaaaataaa GGTGCGCATAGAGAGAGTGACCTCCACATCAGCTCTCTCTCAGCATCTCCAGCAGCAGTTTCTGTCCCGGCAAGACAGAGGAGCAATTGAACTGGAAACACTGTCATCACAAGGCCAGACAG GTGATAACGAAGAGGAGCTAGTGGTTGGCTGGCAGGAGAAATTCTTCAGTCAG TATGAAATGGAGCTGTTCCAGAACGAAGCAGCATGTCAGACCCCTCTGGACCGTCAGTACCACACAGAAGTCAAAGCCCTCAACAGGGGCAAGGGTCGACGCAATCGCAGAATTTTCACATACACCGATCATGACCGCTACACCAGCTGCCTTCCATTACATCAGCTG CAGCATGCTACTGACATATTTACCACCAAATCCAACCCAACCTTCCTGGCTGAGAGGATGGCCAGTGTGAGACACAGACGTCAAGAAAGACGCACCAT GGATTCCAGTGTCCCAAAGTCAAAAATCATCAACTGGGAGCCAACAGAGGAGTTTGTGAGGAACAGGCATGTGGTCAATAATGTCATGCAGACCATGCACATCATGGGGGACCTGGGTGCCAGTGGAAG gctgggccagaaagaaaatgaatgtttgCTGGCAACTATAAAAACCGATGGCTGTGGAACAGTGATTGTAAAACCTGATTTTAACAAAGGCAAAGAGCCCTACAG gATTGTGACAGAGGGGGAGAGGAGAGAAGTTTGGCGTCTCACTGTTGAGAATGTATCGGCACCTATGAAACCTGAGGACAAG CTGTACATAAGGCACAAGGATTACTTAAATAGCCTCGTGGGACAGGACTTTGAAATG CCTCCTCTAGGTATTCTGCGTTACATGATGAATGGAGAGATAG TCTCAGCTCAAGGCTTTGAATATGATAACTTGTACATCCACTTCTTTATGGAACTGCCCAACA ATTGGTCCAGCCGGCCATTCCAGTCTATGTCAGGGGTTACCCAGACCTGTCGGACTAAAACATTAGGGAAG GAAAACATAGCTTTCTTTAGCTACCCCTTCAACTTCGAGGCTTTCTACATGACCGAAAAAGAGAGTGACC ACTCAGTCCCTCAGTGGCCAGTGCTCTACTTCAAGGTTCTTTCACTGGACTCCTGGCAGCGTTATCGAACTGAAGGCTATGGATATCTGCTGTTTCCTGCCATGCCTG GTAAACACACGATGACATGCCACACATGGAGACCCCTTCAGATGGGGACGGTTTCTGCGCTCAGGCGCTTCTTTATTGGAGGTTCTCCAGAGCTTGAGGACCACAGCTACGTCAGAATACCAGGGACATTCAAG GGGGAGAGGCTGAGTCGCTTTGGCTTCTGCACTGAAACCTCAGGAAGTGTCACTTTTAATCTCAACTGTATTCAGCAAGCCAG GGCCTTTGTTGATAATGCCATGTTGAAGAAGAGGAGGCAGAGAGTTTTTGACCAGCTGGGAGGATTTAGTCAGCAAGGAGCTGTTTGCACCATCCTGG AGGCCTTTCAGAGGGCCAGGAAAAAGATGCAAGAAGCCCAAAAAAGTCTTCCACAAGACCTGATCAGCAGCGCTTCCCAGCTACAAATCGAATCCTCTGCTTAA
- the mks1 gene encoding Meckel syndrome type 1 protein isoform X2, whose translation MTDCWNTDTGEAVYRSRDAIKNLKIKVRIERVTSTSALSQHLQQQFLSRQDRGAIELETLSSQGQTGDNEEELVVGWQEKFFSQYEMELFQNEAACQTPLDRQYHTEVKALNRGKGRRNRRIFTYTDHDRYTSCLPLHQLHATDIFTTKSNPTFLAERMASVRHRRQERRTMDSSVPKSKIINWEPTEEFVRNRHVVNNVMQTMHIMGDLGASGRLGQKENECLLATIKTDGCGTVIVKPDFNKGKEPYRIVTEGERREVWRLTVENVSAPMKPEDKVREQNMYKDLYIRHKDYLNSLVGQDFEMPPLGILRYMMNGEIVSAQGFEYDNLYIHFFMELPNNWSSRPFQSMSGVTQTCRTKTLGKENIAFFSYPFNFEAFYMTEKESDHSVPQWPVLYFKVLSLDSWQRYRTEGYGYLLFPAMPGKHTMTCHTWRPLQMGTVSALRRFFIGGSPELEDHSYVRIPGTFKGERLSRFGFCTETSGSVTFNLNCIQQARAFVDNAMLKKRRQRVFDQLGGFSQQGAVCTILEAFQRARKKMQEAQKSLPQDLISSASQLQIESSA comes from the exons ATGACAGACTGCTGGAACACAGACACCGGAGAAGCTGTCTATCGGTCCCGGGATGCTATcaaaaacttgaaaataaa GGTGCGCATAGAGAGAGTGACCTCCACATCAGCTCTCTCTCAGCATCTCCAGCAGCAGTTTCTGTCCCGGCAAGACAGAGGAGCAATTGAACTGGAAACACTGTCATCACAAGGCCAGACAG GTGATAACGAAGAGGAGCTAGTGGTTGGCTGGCAGGAGAAATTCTTCAGTCAG TATGAAATGGAGCTGTTCCAGAACGAAGCAGCATGTCAGACCCCTCTGGACCGTCAGTACCACACAGAAGTCAAAGCCCTCAACAGGGGCAAGGGTCGACGCAATCGCAGAATTTTCACATACACCGATCATGACCGCTACACCAGCTGCCTTCCATTACATCAGCTG CATGCTACTGACATATTTACCACCAAATCCAACCCAACCTTCCTGGCTGAGAGGATGGCCAGTGTGAGACACAGACGTCAAGAAAGACGCACCAT GGATTCCAGTGTCCCAAAGTCAAAAATCATCAACTGGGAGCCAACAGAGGAGTTTGTGAGGAACAGGCATGTGGTCAATAATGTCATGCAGACCATGCACATCATGGGGGACCTGGGTGCCAGTGGAAG gctgggccagaaagaaaatgaatgtttgCTGGCAACTATAAAAACCGATGGCTGTGGAACAGTGATTGTAAAACCTGATTTTAACAAAGGCAAAGAGCCCTACAG gATTGTGACAGAGGGGGAGAGGAGAGAAGTTTGGCGTCTCACTGTTGAGAATGTATCGGCACCTATGAAACCTGAGGACAAGGTCAGGGAGCAGAACATGTACAAAGAT CTGTACATAAGGCACAAGGATTACTTAAATAGCCTCGTGGGACAGGACTTTGAAATG CCTCCTCTAGGTATTCTGCGTTACATGATGAATGGAGAGATAG TCTCAGCTCAAGGCTTTGAATATGATAACTTGTACATCCACTTCTTTATGGAACTGCCCAACA ATTGGTCCAGCCGGCCATTCCAGTCTATGTCAGGGGTTACCCAGACCTGTCGGACTAAAACATTAGGGAAG GAAAACATAGCTTTCTTTAGCTACCCCTTCAACTTCGAGGCTTTCTACATGACCGAAAAAGAGAGTGACC ACTCAGTCCCTCAGTGGCCAGTGCTCTACTTCAAGGTTCTTTCACTGGACTCCTGGCAGCGTTATCGAACTGAAGGCTATGGATATCTGCTGTTTCCTGCCATGCCTG GTAAACACACGATGACATGCCACACATGGAGACCCCTTCAGATGGGGACGGTTTCTGCGCTCAGGCGCTTCTTTATTGGAGGTTCTCCAGAGCTTGAGGACCACAGCTACGTCAGAATACCAGGGACATTCAAG GGGGAGAGGCTGAGTCGCTTTGGCTTCTGCACTGAAACCTCAGGAAGTGTCACTTTTAATCTCAACTGTATTCAGCAAGCCAG GGCCTTTGTTGATAATGCCATGTTGAAGAAGAGGAGGCAGAGAGTTTTTGACCAGCTGGGAGGATTTAGTCAGCAAGGAGCTGTTTGCACCATCCTGG AGGCCTTTCAGAGGGCCAGGAAAAAGATGCAAGAAGCCCAAAAAAGTCTTCCACAAGACCTGATCAGCAGCGCTTCCCAGCTACAAATCGAATCCTCTGCTTAA
- the mks1 gene encoding Meckel syndrome type 1 protein isoform X1 yields MTDCWNTDTGEAVYRSRDAIKNLKIKVRIERVTSTSALSQHLQQQFLSRQDRGAIELETLSSQGQTGDNEEELVVGWQEKFFSQYEMELFQNEAACQTPLDRQYHTEVKALNRGKGRRNRRIFTYTDHDRYTSCLPLHQLQHATDIFTTKSNPTFLAERMASVRHRRQERRTMDSSVPKSKIINWEPTEEFVRNRHVVNNVMQTMHIMGDLGASGRLGQKENECLLATIKTDGCGTVIVKPDFNKGKEPYRIVTEGERREVWRLTVENVSAPMKPEDKVREQNMYKDLYIRHKDYLNSLVGQDFEMPPLGILRYMMNGEIVSAQGFEYDNLYIHFFMELPNNWSSRPFQSMSGVTQTCRTKTLGKENIAFFSYPFNFEAFYMTEKESDHSVPQWPVLYFKVLSLDSWQRYRTEGYGYLLFPAMPGKHTMTCHTWRPLQMGTVSALRRFFIGGSPELEDHSYVRIPGTFKGERLSRFGFCTETSGSVTFNLNCIQQARAFVDNAMLKKRRQRVFDQLGGFSQQGAVCTILEAFQRARKKMQEAQKSLPQDLISSASQLQIESSA; encoded by the exons ATGACAGACTGCTGGAACACAGACACCGGAGAAGCTGTCTATCGGTCCCGGGATGCTATcaaaaacttgaaaataaa GGTGCGCATAGAGAGAGTGACCTCCACATCAGCTCTCTCTCAGCATCTCCAGCAGCAGTTTCTGTCCCGGCAAGACAGAGGAGCAATTGAACTGGAAACACTGTCATCACAAGGCCAGACAG GTGATAACGAAGAGGAGCTAGTGGTTGGCTGGCAGGAGAAATTCTTCAGTCAG TATGAAATGGAGCTGTTCCAGAACGAAGCAGCATGTCAGACCCCTCTGGACCGTCAGTACCACACAGAAGTCAAAGCCCTCAACAGGGGCAAGGGTCGACGCAATCGCAGAATTTTCACATACACCGATCATGACCGCTACACCAGCTGCCTTCCATTACATCAGCTG CAGCATGCTACTGACATATTTACCACCAAATCCAACCCAACCTTCCTGGCTGAGAGGATGGCCAGTGTGAGACACAGACGTCAAGAAAGACGCACCAT GGATTCCAGTGTCCCAAAGTCAAAAATCATCAACTGGGAGCCAACAGAGGAGTTTGTGAGGAACAGGCATGTGGTCAATAATGTCATGCAGACCATGCACATCATGGGGGACCTGGGTGCCAGTGGAAG gctgggccagaaagaaaatgaatgtttgCTGGCAACTATAAAAACCGATGGCTGTGGAACAGTGATTGTAAAACCTGATTTTAACAAAGGCAAAGAGCCCTACAG gATTGTGACAGAGGGGGAGAGGAGAGAAGTTTGGCGTCTCACTGTTGAGAATGTATCGGCACCTATGAAACCTGAGGACAAGGTCAGGGAGCAGAACATGTACAAAGAT CTGTACATAAGGCACAAGGATTACTTAAATAGCCTCGTGGGACAGGACTTTGAAATG CCTCCTCTAGGTATTCTGCGTTACATGATGAATGGAGAGATAG TCTCAGCTCAAGGCTTTGAATATGATAACTTGTACATCCACTTCTTTATGGAACTGCCCAACA ATTGGTCCAGCCGGCCATTCCAGTCTATGTCAGGGGTTACCCAGACCTGTCGGACTAAAACATTAGGGAAG GAAAACATAGCTTTCTTTAGCTACCCCTTCAACTTCGAGGCTTTCTACATGACCGAAAAAGAGAGTGACC ACTCAGTCCCTCAGTGGCCAGTGCTCTACTTCAAGGTTCTTTCACTGGACTCCTGGCAGCGTTATCGAACTGAAGGCTATGGATATCTGCTGTTTCCTGCCATGCCTG GTAAACACACGATGACATGCCACACATGGAGACCCCTTCAGATGGGGACGGTTTCTGCGCTCAGGCGCTTCTTTATTGGAGGTTCTCCAGAGCTTGAGGACCACAGCTACGTCAGAATACCAGGGACATTCAAG GGGGAGAGGCTGAGTCGCTTTGGCTTCTGCACTGAAACCTCAGGAAGTGTCACTTTTAATCTCAACTGTATTCAGCAAGCCAG GGCCTTTGTTGATAATGCCATGTTGAAGAAGAGGAGGCAGAGAGTTTTTGACCAGCTGGGAGGATTTAGTCAGCAAGGAGCTGTTTGCACCATCCTGG AGGCCTTTCAGAGGGCCAGGAAAAAGATGCAAGAAGCCCAAAAAAGTCTTCCACAAGACCTGATCAGCAGCGCTTCCCAGCTACAAATCGAATCCTCTGCTTAA